The stretch of DNA AGAATGCCATCATTGGAAACCGCAGTAATCAGAAACACACCAAACGGCTGATCGCAGCTCAAATAGTCCGCATAGACGGCCTGTAGACAGGGTTGAAAGGCCCATTCTGAGATAGCTCATCCTCATCGTAGGTGCCCGCCGCCAACAAAATGACCCATTTTTGCCGTGCCCCGGTCTGAATAGAGTTGCCAAAGAGGACTTCAGTTCTGGGCTGCCTTCCCCCATCTGGGCGAAGGCCTCCAGCGCCTTGACGGGCAAAGAGCGGGAGACAAAACCGTAGTCAAAAAAGATAGTTTCTGCCGCCTTGACTGGAATAGCGATTAGCAGAGACAGCTCAATTCCAACCGCCAACCCTAAACGATGCTGAATGCGACTAAACAAACTCACGCTCAACCTCTGACGAGACACGACACAGTAGAAGAGGCACTCACCTCATCCAAGCCAGGGCTATTCAGAATTGATAAAGGGTCAACGTTGGGCACTGAAAATCAGGATGAACTGATGCTAGAGAACTCACGCACACCATCATTGAGAAGCCTCTATTGCAGGCAGGGAGGTCGTCATAGCCGGATACCGAATCGCGCCGACAAGATCCAAACAGGCGAAACCATGGCATTACTTTAGAAAAAAGACTGTAGGGGAAAGACTGTAGGGAGAAGACTGTGGCATTTTGTGTGAAAGTAAGGATCGCATCAAAAGGTAAAAAGTTCGTGTAATATCAACACTATTCTCATTGGATTGCTTTAATCCATCCCCATTAGTTGATGAAAATTCTGCTGGTTTCATCCGATAACGTTTTGCAACATCAGCTGCAGCAATCGCTGTGTCACCACAATTTGATTACTGACGCTGCCAGCGATGGGCAAGAGGCCTGGGATTTGCTGCAAGCCTTTGTGTATGACGTGGTCTTGCTGGAAGCCCAGTTACCTGGGGTGGACGGGCTCAGTCTGTGCCGGCATTTGCGCGATGCGGGCAATCCGGTGCTGATTGTACTGATCATCGAGCCCGCCGTTTCCGAAGCTTGCCTCCAGGGCTTAGATAGCGGTGCCGACGCCTGTCTCCCCAAACCCATTCCCGTACCTGAACTGCTGGCCCACCTGCGCGCGCTCGCTCGACGAGGCGGGCGTCGCGCCAACCCCAAGTTAACCTGGGGGCCGCTGTTGCTCGACCCCGTCGCCCAGCGAATTACCTGCCAGGGCCAGGATTTAAAGCTAAATCGGAAAGAGTACCAA from Leptolyngbya sp. KIOST-1 encodes:
- a CDS encoding alpha/beta hydrolase; the encoded protein is MSRQRLSVSLFSRIQHRLGLAVGIELSLLIAIPVKAAETIFFDYGFVSRSLPVKALEAFAQMGEGSPELKSSLATLFRPGHGKNGSFCWRRAPTMRMSYLRMGLSTLSTGRLCGLFELRSAVWCVSDYCGFQ